One Campylobacter concisus DNA segment encodes these proteins:
- a CDS encoding ATP-dependent Clp protease ATP-binding subunit translates to MADITENLTAQMQETLEKGVSLAIFSKNPQVVPLHVFWALLADSNSILNQVFNKMNIGKDAVELEIKSKISSLPSSSNVTKDNVSVSRELINSLENAKALMVSMGDSYIAVDTWIISALELSEIKQILSKFCDILEIKKNLESIRGGKKIDSQTGDDTLDSLEKFGIDLTQKALNKELDPVIGRDEEITRMMQILIRKSKNNPILLGEPGVGKTAIVEGLAQKIVARDVPTSLANKRVIALDMSAVVAGAKYRGEFEDRLKAVIDEVKKAGNIILFIDEIHTIVGAGASEGGMDAANILKPALARGELHAVGATTLKEYRKYFEKDAALQRRFQPIDVKEPSVNEALQILRGIKERLEVHHGITITDSALVAAARLSDRYIANRFLPDKAIDLIDEAAAELKMQIESEPYELSKIKREIVTLQVEKEALKMEDADKNKERLGEIEKEIADLNEKKLALDTKFENEKAVFGGISKATKEIDSLKSQAEIAKRNGDLQKAAEIEYGKIADAKKHKHELEEKWEHMKKEGVLLKNQVDEELVAEILSKWTGISVKKMLTSEKEKYLRIEEHLRESVVGQDDALHALARAVKRNKAGLNEGQRPIGSFLFLGPTGVGKTQSAKALAKFLFDDEKALIRFDMSEYMEKHSVSRLLGAPPGYVGYDEGGQLTEAVRRRPYSVILFDEVEKAHKDVFNILLGILDDGRATDNKGVTVDFKNTIIILTSNIASNFIMELKGEDRDVAVKNELKNYFKPEFLNRLDDTIIFNPLNEQGLISIVEIMFKELEKTLHNRGIKAVLSEEAKKFIAKAGFDIVYGARPLRRALYELVEDKIADMILKDELESGDEITIDSDGEKIIIKKK, encoded by the coding sequence ATGGCTGACATAACAGAAAATTTAACAGCGCAGATGCAAGAGACACTTGAAAAAGGCGTTAGCTTAGCGATCTTTTCTAAAAATCCACAAGTTGTGCCACTTCACGTCTTTTGGGCTTTGCTTGCTGATAGCAATTCTATTTTAAATCAAGTATTTAATAAGATGAACATAGGCAAAGACGCAGTCGAGCTTGAGATAAAAAGCAAGATCTCGTCACTCCCAAGCAGCTCAAACGTTACAAAAGATAACGTTTCAGTTTCAAGAGAGCTTATAAATTCGCTTGAAAATGCAAAAGCTTTAATGGTAAGCATGGGCGATAGCTACATAGCTGTTGATACATGGATCATCTCTGCTCTTGAGCTTAGTGAGATCAAACAAATTTTAAGCAAATTTTGCGACATCTTAGAGATCAAAAAGAATCTTGAGAGCATAAGAGGCGGTAAAAAGATAGATAGTCAAACTGGCGATGATACTCTTGATAGCTTAGAGAAATTTGGTATCGATCTAACGCAAAAAGCCCTAAATAAAGAGCTTGATCCAGTCATCGGCCGTGATGAAGAGATCACTAGAATGATGCAAATTTTAATAAGAAAGAGTAAAAACAACCCTATCTTGCTTGGTGAGCCAGGCGTTGGTAAAACAGCTATCGTTGAGGGGCTAGCTCAAAAGATAGTGGCTCGCGATGTGCCAACAAGCCTTGCAAACAAGCGTGTTATCGCACTTGATATGAGCGCAGTTGTAGCTGGAGCAAAGTATAGAGGCGAGTTTGAAGATAGGTTAAAAGCTGTCATCGACGAGGTCAAAAAAGCTGGCAACATCATACTTTTTATAGATGAAATTCACACCATAGTAGGAGCTGGTGCTAGCGAGGGCGGAATGGACGCAGCAAATATCCTAAAACCAGCTCTTGCGCGTGGCGAGCTTCACGCTGTTGGTGCGACAACATTAAAAGAGTATAGAAAATACTTTGAAAAAGACGCAGCACTTCAAAGACGTTTTCAACCAATAGACGTCAAAGAGCCAAGTGTAAATGAGGCATTGCAAATTTTACGTGGTATAAAAGAGCGTCTTGAAGTTCATCACGGCATCACGATAACTGATAGCGCGCTAGTTGCCGCAGCAAGGCTAAGCGACCGCTACATCGCAAACCGCTTCTTGCCGGATAAGGCGATAGACCTTATAGATGAGGCAGCAGCTGAGCTTAAGATGCAAATAGAGAGCGAACCATACGAGCTTTCAAAGATAAAACGTGAGATCGTAACGCTTCAAGTAGAAAAAGAAGCTCTAAAGATGGAGGATGCGGATAAAAACAAAGAAAGACTTGGCGAGATCGAAAAAGAGATAGCTGATCTAAATGAGAAAAAGCTAGCACTTGATACTAAATTTGAAAACGAAAAGGCCGTTTTTGGCGGAATTTCAAAAGCGACAAAAGAGATCGATAGCTTAAAATCACAAGCTGAGATAGCAAAAAGAAATGGCGATCTTCAAAAAGCTGCCGAGATAGAATACGGCAAAATAGCAGACGCCAAAAAGCACAAACACGAGCTTGAAGAAAAATGGGAGCACATGAAAAAAGAGGGTGTGCTTCTTAAAAATCAAGTCGATGAAGAGCTTGTGGCTGAAATTTTGAGCAAATGGACTGGAATTTCAGTTAAAAAGATGCTAACAAGCGAAAAAGAGAAATATCTGCGCATCGAAGAGCATCTAAGAGAGAGCGTTGTCGGTCAAGATGACGCACTACACGCACTTGCACGTGCTGTTAAGAGAAACAAAGCAGGGCTAAATGAGGGTCAAAGGCCGATTGGTTCGTTTTTATTTCTTGGACCAACAGGCGTTGGTAAAACTCAGTCTGCTAAGGCTTTGGCTAAGTTCTTGTTTGACGATGAGAAGGCGCTTATCCGCTTTGATATGAGCGAATATATGGAAAAACATAGCGTGAGCAGGCTTCTTGGTGCGCCTCCAGGATATGTAGGCTACGATGAGGGCGGTCAGCTAACAGAGGCGGTTCGCAGAAGACCATACTCAGTCATACTTTTTGACGAGGTTGAAAAGGCTCACAAGGATGTATTTAACATACTTTTGGGCATACTTGATGATGGACGCGCGACTGATAATAAAGGCGTAACGGTTGATTTTAAAAACACGATCATCATTTTAACTTCAAACATCGCTTCAAATTTCATAATGGAGCTAAAGGGTGAAGACCGTGACGTGGCTGTTAAAAACGAGCTTAAAAACTACTTTAAACCTGAGTTTTTAAATAGGCTTGATGATACTATCATCTTTAATCCTCTAAACGAGCAAGGCTTGATATCTATCGTTGAGATCATGTTTAAAGAGCTTGAAAAAACTCTTCACAACCGCGGCATCAAGGCAGTTTTAAGCGAAGAGGCTAAGAAATTTATCGCAAAAGCTGGCTTTGACATAGTTTATGGCGCAAGACCTCTTAGAAGAGCGCTTTATGAGCTAGTTGAAGATAAGATCGCTGATATGATCTTGAAAGATGAGCTTGAAAGTGGCGATGAGATCACTATCGATAGCGACGGCGAGAAGATCATCATTAAGAAAAAATAA
- a CDS encoding CorA family divalent cation transporter, whose translation MSYKSALCGYFYGDAFDYITLISSSQKQVFKFLFKDGKIYKEDLEHECDKSAFEVAIKGICNEYANKILEHQDELNEYEKIYASQKNFEKFIKRHHFLKYEIRKFQNSISHFYEALAICQSEQQGLKKELKNSIHEASVFKTIANEYACRVEDIYTFIQSAKNDKINKNIYLLTLISALFLPLNFITGFFGMNTNGMFLSSFKDGTLIVFAFVAMLCVLFFIFYYRSNKDIS comes from the coding sequence ATGAGCTATAAAAGCGCACTTTGTGGATATTTTTATGGAGATGCATTTGACTACATCACGCTCATCTCATCATCGCAAAAGCAAGTTTTTAAATTTTTATTCAAAGATGGCAAAATTTACAAAGAAGATCTTGAGCATGAATGTGATAAAAGCGCGTTTGAAGTAGCTATTAAAGGGATTTGTAACGAATATGCAAATAAAATTTTAGAGCACCAAGACGAGCTAAATGAGTATGAGAAAATTTATGCTAGCCAGAAAAATTTTGAGAAATTTATAAAAAGACACCACTTTTTAAAGTATGAGATCAGAAAATTTCAAAATAGCATTTCGCACTTTTACGAAGCTCTTGCGATCTGCCAAAGTGAGCAACAAGGGCTTAAAAAAGAGCTTAAAAACAGCATCCACGAGGCAAGTGTCTTTAAAACAATAGCCAACGAATATGCCTGCAGGGTTGAAGATATCTATACATTTATACAAAGTGCCAAAAACGACAAGATAAATAAAAATATCTATCTCTTGACGCTCATTTCGGCTCTATTTTTGCCGCTAAATTTCATCACTGGCTTTTTTGGTATGAATACAAATGGCATGTTTTTAAGCTCATTTAAAGACGGCACATTGATAGTTTTTGCCTTTGTAGCGATGCTTTGTGTGCTATTTTTTATATTTTATTACAGATCAAATAAGGATATTAGTTAA
- the tgt gene encoding tRNA guanosine(34) transglycosylase Tgt gives MKFEVIKKDGNARRGVLTTAHSVIQTPVFMPVGTVGAVKSLDAFDMSEILDAKIILANTYHMYLRPGSKVVREFGGLHGFSKFDRSFLTDSGGFQAFSLRSNTKNDDGGIKFKSHIDGSTHYFTPRSVLDTQYELGSDIMMILDDLVALPAEPKRIDLSIKRTIKWAKEAIDYHKFMQSKGVGLQQNIFGIVQGGTDYEARKFCAEALNQMPFDGLAIGGLSVGESNEAMYDTVEAVMPFMDELRPRYLMGVGTPEDLVENVERGVDMFDCVMPTRNARNGTLFTSFGKINIKSAKFINDHAPIDPQCQCYTCKRYSRGYLNHLFKARELTFFRLASLHNLHYYLNLMKEMREAIEVGEFAKFKRNFYAKRSTDEL, from the coding sequence ATGAAATTTGAAGTTATAAAAAAAGATGGCAACGCAAGGCGAGGCGTTCTAACAACCGCTCACAGCGTGATACAAACGCCAGTTTTCATGCCAGTTGGCACTGTTGGCGCAGTTAAAAGCCTAGATGCCTTTGATATGAGTGAAATTTTAGACGCAAAGATAATCTTAGCAAACACCTACCACATGTATCTGCGTCCTGGCAGCAAGGTCGTGCGTGAGTTTGGCGGACTTCACGGATTTTCTAAATTTGATCGCTCGTTTTTAACTGATAGCGGCGGATTTCAGGCATTTTCGCTTAGGTCAAACACCAAAAACGATGATGGCGGTATAAAATTTAAAAGCCACATCGACGGCAGCACACACTACTTCACGCCAAGATCCGTCCTTGATACGCAGTATGAGCTTGGCAGCGATATAATGATGATACTTGATGACCTAGTCGCCTTGCCTGCTGAGCCAAAAAGGATAGATCTAAGCATAAAGCGAACGATAAAATGGGCAAAAGAGGCGATTGATTATCACAAATTTATGCAAAGCAAGGGCGTTGGCTTGCAGCAAAATATCTTTGGTATCGTCCAAGGCGGCACCGACTATGAGGCACGTAAATTTTGCGCTGAAGCCTTAAATCAGATGCCATTTGACGGCCTTGCCATAGGTGGGCTAAGCGTTGGCGAGAGCAACGAGGCGATGTATGACACGGTTGAGGCGGTTATGCCATTTATGGATGAACTTAGACCTCGCTATCTAATGGGTGTTGGTACGCCTGAAGACCTAGTTGAAAACGTCGAGCGAGGCGTTGATATGTTTGACTGCGTTATGCCAACTAGAAACGCAAGAAACGGCACGCTCTTTACTAGCTTTGGCAAGATAAATATAAAATCAGCCAAATTTATAAACGACCACGCGCCGATTGATCCGCAGTGTCAGTGCTACACCTGCAAGCGCTACTCCAGAGGCTATCTAAACCACCTTTTTAAGGCTAGAGAGCTCACATTTTTTAGACTAGCAAGCCTTCACAACCTACACTACTATCTAAATTTGATGAAAGAGATGAGAGAAGCGATAGAGGTCGGCGAATTTGCTAAATTTAAGCGAAATTTCTACGCAAAAAGGAGCACAGATGAGCTATAA
- a CDS encoding MlaE family ABC transporter permease, which produces MQKRNDIVFSEANGTATIKFAGEFSYKDAKNLQSIFKKIQKLNGNVKFDFSELKSIDYAVLILLKNTLNGKKFEIITNDEKIKAMGDLLNDEKIDFKYMPPHNSLNFFSRLGEKICEGFVNLLEFGSFLGEFLIKSVRILFNPANLRFREFSNYIKDGGVNAVFIVSLTAFLIGVVLAYLGSAMLASFGASIFIVEIMGMLTLREVAPLIAAIVVAGRSASSFTAQIGAMKLTEEIDAMKTMGFEPFNFLVLPRIIAMVLCVPVIIFIADSISILGQMIICQTILDISFSDYLNRFREMVELRHFAVGMIKAPFFGAVIAIIGCMRGFGVSQNAQSLGAMTTVSVVNAIFWVIALDAFFAIIFMWLKI; this is translated from the coding sequence TTGCAAAAAAGAAATGATATCGTTTTTAGCGAAGCAAACGGCACTGCGACCATAAAATTTGCAGGTGAGTTTAGCTACAAAGACGCAAAAAATTTACAAAGCATTTTTAAAAAAATCCAAAAGCTTAACGGCAATGTTAAATTTGACTTTAGCGAGCTAAAGAGTATTGATTATGCTGTTTTGATCCTTTTAAAAAACACGCTAAATGGCAAGAAATTTGAGATCATCACAAATGATGAAAAGATAAAGGCGATGGGCGATCTTTTAAATGATGAGAAGATTGATTTTAAATATATGCCACCGCACAATAGCCTAAATTTTTTCTCACGTCTCGGTGAGAAAATTTGCGAGGGATTTGTAAATTTGCTTGAGTTTGGCTCGTTTTTGGGCGAGTTTTTGATAAAAAGCGTGAGGATTTTATTTAATCCTGCAAATTTAAGGTTTAGAGAATTTAGCAACTACATAAAAGATGGTGGCGTAAATGCTGTTTTCATCGTATCGCTCACCGCTTTTTTGATAGGCGTCGTGCTTGCATATCTTGGCAGTGCGATGCTTGCAAGCTTTGGGGCAAGTATATTTATAGTTGAGATCATGGGCATGCTAACGCTTAGAGAGGTTGCTCCGCTCATCGCCGCTATCGTCGTGGCGGGCAGGTCGGCCTCTAGCTTTACCGCGCAAATTGGCGCTATGAAGCTAACTGAGGAGATAGACGCGATGAAGACTATGGGCTTTGAGCCCTTTAACTTCTTGGTGCTGCCGCGCATCATCGCCATGGTGCTTTGCGTGCCTGTCATCATCTTTATAGCTGATAGTATAAGCATTTTAGGGCAGATGATCATTTGCCAAACAATACTTGATATCAGCTTTAGCGACTATCTCAATAGATTTCGCGAGATGGTCGAGCTTAGGCACTTTGCTGTTGGTATGATAAAGGCTCCATTTTTTGGCGCGGTAATTGCGATCATTGGCTGCATGAGGGGATTTGGCGTTAGTCAAAACGCCCAAAGCCTTGGAGCGATGACAACCGTTAGCGTTGTAAATGCGATATTTTGGGTCATTGCGCTTGATGCATTTTTCGCGATAATTTTTATGTGGCTAAAGATATGA
- a CDS encoding ABC transporter ATP-binding protein encodes MNEIIVGKNITTSYGDKIMHDNVSWSVKEAEIYGFLGGSGTGKTTLMKTMIYLKKPNKGDITFDGVNMWKSSQQEQQEIKLKSGTMFQFGALYSSMTILDNVGVLLHEYSKFNKRQIDEIAMFWIQKVGLKKEVSMLYPSELSGGMKKRAALARALVLSPRVLFLDEPNSGLDPVSSRQMDALIKELRDSIGVTVVMVTHDADSIFDILDRFLIIDNKKIAFEGDIKELEHLENNPLEELFKMRKK; translated from the coding sequence ATGAACGAGATAATAGTTGGAAAAAACATAACGACAAGTTATGGCGATAAGATAATGCACGATAATGTGAGCTGGAGCGTCAAAGAGGCTGAAATTTACGGCTTTTTAGGCGGCAGTGGCACTGGTAAAACGACGCTAATGAAGACGATGATATATCTAAAAAAGCCAAATAAGGGCGATATAACGTTTGACGGCGTCAATATGTGGAAAAGTAGCCAACAAGAACAACAAGAGATAAAGCTAAAAAGTGGGACGATGTTTCAGTTTGGAGCGCTTTATAGCTCGATGACGATCCTTGATAATGTGGGTGTTTTGCTTCATGAGTACTCTAAATTTAACAAGCGCCAGATCGATGAGATAGCGATGTTTTGGATACAAAAAGTTGGGCTTAAAAAAGAAGTTTCTATGCTTTATCCAAGCGAGCTAAGTGGCGGTATGAAAAAGCGTGCTGCACTCGCAAGAGCCTTGGTGCTAAGTCCAAGGGTGCTATTTTTAGATGAGCCAAACAGCGGCCTTGATCCAGTTAGCTCGCGCCAGATGGATGCGCTCATAAAAGAGCTTCGTGATAGCATCGGCGTAACAGTCGTCATGGTGACGCATGATGCTGATAGTATTTTTGATATTTTGGATAGATTTTTGATAATAGATAACAAAAAGATAGCCTTTGAGGGAGATATAAAAGAGCTTGAGCATCTTGAAAATAACCCGCTTGAAGAGCTATTTAAAATGAGGAAAAAGTAG
- a CDS encoding MlaD family protein, which yields MENRNSYTIVGMFFIACLTAFAIFIWWMTSKNNTKVDFKEYYIHTTELPSGLKVDSTVKFIGVPAGSVSDINFVDDKNALINITMKIREDLPIKADSIASIEVQAISGVASINISRGTKDFKPGDKPILKLEESLLSKLGNNAENITLKINQTLDKVDGFFSAENISHIESILRNIDKFTQVLTDENGLSEVDSIVKNVKNFTDSLNKTDTKELAKNLNTLIASANSVFKSANSAVTGYSSLQDIVTQKVKNGEYDLRNTLSPLLREASDFLNGFDKTLREFRGALQRLEDNPYEFFFTNPVPNDKGDKK from the coding sequence ATGGAAAATAGAAATTCTTATACCATTGTTGGCATGTTTTTCATAGCCTGCCTTACAGCATTTGCGATATTTATCTGGTGGATGACTAGCAAAAATAACACAAAGGTTGATTTTAAAGAGTATTACATCCACACGACCGAGCTACCAAGCGGATTAAAGGTGGATTCTACGGTTAAATTTATCGGCGTACCAGCTGGAAGCGTCAGTGATATAAATTTTGTCGATGATAAAAACGCTCTTATAAACATCACGATGAAGATAAGAGAGGACCTGCCTATCAAGGCTGATAGCATAGCAAGCATCGAAGTTCAGGCTATTAGCGGTGTGGCTAGTATCAATATAAGCCGAGGCACGAAGGATTTTAAACCGGGCGATAAGCCTATCTTAAAGCTTGAAGAGAGCCTTCTTTCAAAGCTTGGAAACAACGCTGAAAACATCACTTTAAAGATAAATCAAACCCTTGATAAAGTTGATGGCTTTTTCTCAGCTGAAAATATCTCTCACATCGAATCAATCCTAAGAAATATCGATAAATTTACACAGGTTTTAACCGATGAAAATGGTCTAAGCGAGGTTGATAGCATCGTTAAAAATGTAAAAAATTTCACCGATAGTTTAAACAAAACCGACACAAAAGAGCTTGCTAAAAATTTAAACACACTAATCGCAAGCGCAAATTCAGTTTTCAAATCAGCAAATTCAGCCGTCACTGGATATAGCTCGCTTCAAGATATCGTCACTCAAAAGGTAAAAAACGGCGAATATGACCTTAGAAACACGCTCTCGCCGCTGCTTAGAGAGGCTAGTGATTTTTTAAATGGATTTGACAAGACGCTTCGTGAGTTTAGGGGCGCGTTGCAAAGACTTGAGGACAATCCTTACGAGTTTTTCTTCACAAATCCAGTGCCAAATGACAAAGGAGATAAAAAATGA